In one window of Drosophila ananassae strain 14024-0371.13 chromosome XR, ASM1763931v2, whole genome shotgun sequence DNA:
- the LOC6505052 gene encoding uncharacterized protein LOC6505052 encodes MATSVPKRFPPEPKSPMSVPRITVSRNPTGIGKPAISGTPVPKSPDGLTSMVARKSITSMSEEEIIQENLNEILDLKSREERKANGRLVAVIVCFLVLFLAVYHACVRKTENSLAGVLVPAGIMLSYGAWVVVLAKRDKHRRAMFERHIEEVTLKNKTELEEKHARHAKQAASGHSGNGHSGSGHSGSGHSGSGHSGSGHSGSSHSRTASTEQLSGSVSPMSTLHYVNELLPNGDHRRKQRRHRHKDRHPEKDHPDQRQRHHQNNPDIGVHRSIGNKRPSIRQKLFGQTISHVKLVEAQSDSTDSSPGIVSGHTSKPIRPTHTVSPTDPGEKRSQRLVMEP; translated from the exons ATGGCCACTTCCGTCCCGAAACGTTTCCCTCCGGAACCCAAATCACCGATGTCCGTGCCACGAATAACGGTATCGCGTAATCCCACAGGGATCGGTAAGCCGGCCATATCCGGGACACCGGTCCCCAAGTCCCCGGACGGACTGACCTCGATGGTGGCCAGGAAGAGCATCACATCTATGTCCGAGGAGGAGATCATCCAGGAGAATCTAAACGAGATCCTGGACCTCAAATCGCGA GAGGAACGTAAAGCCAATGGACGCCTGGTTGCCGTCATTGTCTGTTTTCTAG TCCTCTTTCTAGCTGTCTATCATGCCTGCGTTAGGAAAACGGAGAACTCATTGGCAGGAGTCCTGGTTCCGGCGGGGATTATGCTCTCCTACGGAGCCTGGGTGGTGGTTCTGGCCAAAAGGGACAAGCACAGAAGAGCTATGTTT GAGCGTCACATTGAGGAAGTGACTCTGAAGAACAAGACGGAGCTGGAGGAGAAGCATGCCCGGCATGCAAAGCAGGCAGCAAGTGGACACTCCGGCAATGGACACTCCGGCAGTGGACACTCCGGCAGTGGACACTCCGGCAGTGGACACTCCGGCAGTGGACACTCCGGCAGTAGCCATTCCCGCACAGCATCCACGGAGCAGTTGAGCGGCAGTGTCAGTCCCATGAGCACCCTGCACTACGTGAACGAGCTGCTACCCAACGGAGATCACCGCCGGAAGCAGCGACGCCATCGGCACAAGGACCGCCATCCGGAGAAGGATCATCCGGATCAGCGGCAGCGTCATCATCAAAACAATCCGGATATCGGAGTACATCGCAGTATTGGGAACAAGAGGCCCAGTATCCGGCAGAAGCTCTTCGGTCAGACCATTTCGCACGTGAAACTGGTGGAGGCGCAAAGTGACAGCACAGACAGTAGTCCCGGCATAGTATCCGGACACACCTCCAAGCCCATCCGACCAACCCATACAGTCAGTCCCACCGATCCCGGCGAGAAGCGATCCCAGCGACTAGTCATGGAGCCATAG
- the LOC6505054 gene encoding NADH dehydrogenase [ubiquinone] flavoprotein 2, mitochondrial: MLTNCAAKTLSAVRCGIRAIATSSARASDNLFVHRDTPEDNPNIPFEFTPENKKRVEAILSIYPEGHKRGAMIPLLDLAQRQYGWLPISAMHKVAEILELPNMRVYEVATFYTMFMRKPTGKYHIQVCTTTPCWLRGSDEILETCKKQLSIGVGETTKDKKFTISEVECLGACVNAPMVSVNDDYYEDLTAKDMQNILADLKADKPSPPGPRNGRFASEPKGEPTSLIEEPKGPGFGLQPGL; this comes from the exons ATGCTGACGAATTGTGCCGCCAAGACGCTTTCCGCCGTT CGCTGCGGAATACGCGCCATTGCCACAAGCAGCGCTCGCGCCAGCGACAACCTGTTCGTGCATCGTGACACCCCGGAGGACAACCCGAACATTCCGTTCGAGTTCACGCCGGAGAACAAGAAGCGCGTGGAGGCCATACTCAGCATCTATCCGGAGGGTCATAAGCGCGGCGCTATGATCCCACTCCTGGACTTGGCCCAGCGCCAATACGGCTGGCTACCCATTTCCGCCATGCACAAGGTGGCCGAGATCCTGGAGCTGCCGAATATGCGCGTCTACGAGGTGGCCACCTTCTACACGATGTTCATGCGTAAGCCCACGGGCAAATACCACATTCAGGTGTGCACCACCACGCCCTGCTGGCTGCGCGGCTCCGACGAGATCCTCGAGACCTGCAAGAAACAGCTCAGCATTGGAGTTGGTGAGACCACCAAGGATAAGAAGTTCACCATCTCGGAGGTGGAGTGCCTGGGCGCCTGTGTAAACGCCCCCATGGTGTCCGTCAACGACGATTACTAT GAGGATCTGACGGCCAAGGACATGCAGAACATCCTGGCCGATCTGAAAGCGGACAAGCCATCGCCACCGGGACCGCGCAACGGTCGCTTCGCTAGCGAGCCGAAGGGTGAGCCCACTTCGCTGATCGAGGAGCCGAAAGGTCCTGGCTTTGGTCTGCAGCCCGGCCTCTAG
- the LOC6505210 gene encoding transmembrane protein 41 homolog produces the protein MDVADKVQTASSTTTTTTTTTTTSTAEPVTATLTLRNGRLDWEQILQDQPDQPQQELLPGTATSHQKQTMSADERKATKKSLVIVAAIFVASVATMFYVYAIFPELNESEKQHLKIPRDIQDAKMLAKVLDRYKDMYYFEVMFGVVVAYVFLQTFAIPGSLFLSILLGFLYKFPIALFLICFCSALGATLCYTLSNLVGRRLIRHFWPKKTSEWSKHVEEYRDSLFNYMLFLRMTPILPNWFINLASPVIGVPLHIFALGTFCGVAPPSVIAIQAGKTLQKMTSSSEAFSWTSMGILMFCACASLLPGLLKNRFKHKKEA, from the exons ATGG ACGTTGCTGATAAGGTTCAGACGGCTTCCAGCACCACaactaccaccaccaccaccaccactacaaGTACAGCGGAACCAGTAACGGCGACGCTCACCCTGCGCAATGGGCGACTGGACTGGGAGCAAATCCTTCAGGATCAGCCGGATCAGCCACAACAGGAGCTACTGCCAGGGACGGCTACCAGCCATCAGAAGCAGACAATGTCGGCGGACGAGAGAAAGGCCACCAAGAAGTCCCTGGTGATTGTGGCAGCGATATTTGTGGCCAGTGTGGCTACCATGTTCTATGTCTACGCTATATTCCCCGAGCTGAATGA GTCGGAGAAGCAGCATTTGAAAATTCCTCGTGATATCCAAGATGCCAAGATGCTGGCCAAGGTCCTGGACCGTTACAAGGACATGTACTACTTCGAGGTGATGTTCGGCGTGGTCGTCGCCTACGTATT CCTACAAACATTCGCCATTCCCGGATCACTGTTCCTGTCGATTCTGCTCGGATTCCTGTACAAGTTCCCCATAGCCCTGTTCCTGATCTGCTTCTGTTCGGCGCTGGGCGCCACGCTCTGCTACACACTGTCCAATCTGGTGGGACGCCGCCTCATCCGACACTTCTGGCCAAAGAAGACAAGCGAATGGTCGAAGCATGTCGAGGAGTATCGGGACAGTCTATTTAACTATATGCTATTCCTGCGCATGACACCGATCCTGCCCAATTGGTTCATCAATCTGGCGTCGCCGGTGATCGGAGTACCGTTGCACATATTCGCCCTGGGCACCTTTTGCGGTGTTGCACCGCCCTCGGTGATCGCCATCCAGGCGGGCAAGACGCTCCAGAAGATGACCAGCTCCAGTGAAGCGTTCTCCTGGACCTCAATGGGTATCCTTATGTTCTGCGCCTGTGCCTCCTTACTACCCGGGCTGCTTAAGAACCGGTTCAAGCACAAGAAGGAAGCGTAA
- the LOC6505208 gene encoding protein starmaker isoform X2: protein MEEYSVSKGFLAEIMQCSDNIPELEELLAKNRLLTAKEAFDTAHRNVEEERAEVEQAAKLLNEAYAKALQVENRLNSINLPELLGHKIQLYKMEAEKHHNEQVEMVKKREEVLANMENRDIVQQFRHLQIATEEAKEELAAAEKKFGEFLYLKNEKMNWHKIRFNQNLVSVLMARKQILDIQEPMTFESTSSSLPPAFESDSMSSPNENMSRLVAEPTILKRSILKRSRSDKKDSNEPVGGIVQSSSSFNIASKRVQFAIPLEQVRIIPNREDEPWREGYFQKYKSKRHSLRRFLFSSEEEQQEAVKKFCQLRVEAAEKSLYQSHLARRSAEDACTSQEVPQKRFKLSLPVLNGRATTSDPGDPSDQQAEKENDSTDIKTRSILIRQREDDDVSSSGMPAKRVRFASYVQPENLTFAKIAKRGDSDEESSSEGSDQESSDEDNDSILVPKKSEEHQTAEEDQLTSSEEDDNSEEESSESDDSDEDDSIVVAKKSEKDKAGEEDVCQPDSSKEVEEKKSDEEEEDEDSEEDSEDEKPESKSYSLESESSTSDSEEDKNENSLDTEHLEQKSPEQESSSEESEESGDEDEPGKPESLPESSEEIQETPEEPIPMEVCDNVEEVVIPESTEEIGDKMETLETEEKKKDEEFTLDMAPIQPIVTNVEIIETAPPNNDTESTIPTAGKSPFELEGDDIPSTSTGRTHSTDSPFDMDDFMFPMAQAVPHELSISDSSQSSFLNFSSSDFAFNDDFFFNDDTDNGQYVSINYDL, encoded by the exons ATGGAAGAATATTCTGTGAGCAAAGGTTTTCTGGCTGAAATTATGCAATGCAGTGACAACATAccagagttggaggagcttctTGCCAAAAATCGTCTTCTGACAGCCAAGGAGGCTT TTGATACGGCACACCGGAACGTGGAGGAGGAACGGGCCGAAGTTGAGCAGGCAGCCAAGCTGTTGAACGAAGCGTACGCGAAGGCCCTACAGGTGGAGAATCGTTTGAACAGCATCAACCTGCCGGAGCTCCTGGGCCACAAGATACAGTTATACAAAATGGAGGCCGAGAAGCATCACAACGAGCAAGTGGAGATGGTTAAGAAGCGTGAGGAGGTGCTGGCCAATATGGAAAATCGAGATATTG TGCAACAATTTCGTCACCTACAAATCGCCACTGAGGAGGCTAAGGAGGAGCTGGCGGCTGCCGAGAAGAAATTCGGAGAGTTCCTATATCTGAAGAACGAGAAAATGAATTGGCACAAAATTCGATTCAACCAGAACCTGGTCAGCGTCCTGATGGCCAGGAAGCAAATTCTCGACATACAG GAGCCCATGACATTCGAGTCAACATCATCGTCGTTGCCGCCGGCATTTGAATCAGATTCGATGAGTTCCCCCAACGAAAACATGTCTCGATTAGTAGCAGAGCCCACCATCTTGAAACGATCCATCCTTAAAAGGTCCAGAAGCGACAAGAAAGATAGTAATGAACCGGTGGGGGGGATCGTCCAGTCAAGCTCATCTTTCAATATCGCCAGCAAGCGAGTACAATTCGCTATTCCCCTGGAGCAAGTTCGTATAATACCGAACCGAGAGGACGAGCCGTGGCGCGAAGGATATTTTCAGAAATATAAGTCGAAGAGGCACTCATTGCGCCGTTTCCTATTCAGTTCTGAGGAAGAGCAACAGGAAGCTGTCAAGAAATTCTGTCAATTGCGAGTGGAAGCAGCAGAGAAGTCTCTGTATCAATCACATCTAGCTCGGCGCAGTGCTGAAGATGCCTGCACATCCCAGGAGGTGCCACAAAAGAGATTTAAATTATCTCTTCCTGTACTGAATGGACGTGCTACTACCAGCGATCCAGGGGATCCATCCGATCAACAGGCAGAAAAGGAAAACGACAGCACTGACATTAAGACGCGATCCATATTGATTCGTCAACGGGAGGACGACGATGTTAGCAGCTCGGGAATGCCCGCCAAACGTGTGCGATTCGCTTCCTACGTACAACCTGAAAATCTAACGTTTGCAAAGATTGCCAAGAGGGGAGACTCGGACGAGGAGAGTTCTTCAGAGGGTTCTGATCAGGAATCGTCGGACGAAGACAATGATTCGATTCTAGTTCCTAAGAAATCTGAAGAGCATCAGACGGCAGAGGAAGATCAGCTCACATCTTCAGAGGAAGATGACAATTCGGAGGAGGAATCTTCAGAGTCAGATGATTCAGATGAAGATGATTCGATTGTAGTTGCCAAGAAATCTGAGAAGGATAAGGCAGGAGAGGAAGATGTGTGCCAGCCCGATAGTTCCAAAGAGGTTGAGGAGAAGAAGTctgatgaggaggaggaggatgaagACTCCGAGGAAGATAGTGAAGATGAGAAACCAGAATCTAAGAGTTACAGTTTGGAATCCGAAAGTTCCACATCTGACTCGGAAGAGGacaaaaatgaaaactcaTTAGACACGGAGCATCTGGAGCAGAAATCGCCCGAGCAAGAGTCGTCGTCCGAGGAAAGTGAGGAGTCTGGAGATGAAGACGAGCCAGGAAAACCAGAGTCATTACCGGAATCCAGTGAGGAGATACAGGAAACCCCGGAGGAGCCCATACCTATGGAGGTGTGTGACAATGTGGAGGAAGTTGTGATCCCAGAATCAACTGAAGAAATCGGAGATAAAATGGAGACACTAGAAActgaagaaaagaaaaaggatGAAGAATTTACCTTGGACATGGCTCCCATTCAGCCAATAGTGACCAATGTGGAGATTATTGAAACGGCCCCACCTAATAATGACACTGAGAGTACCATCCCGACAGCAGGGAAATCTCCTTTTGAACTAGAAGGCGATGATATACCCAGTACCTCCACGGGCAGGACCCACTCTACGGATTCTCCCTTTGATATGGACGATTTCATGTTCCCGATGGCCCAAGCTGTTCCCCATGAACTAAGTATCTCAGATTCCAGCCAGAGCTCCTTCCTGAACTTCTCGTCATCCGATTTTGCGTTCAACGATGACTTTTTCTTTAACGACGACACCGATAATGGCCAGTACGTTAGCATCAACTACGATTTGTAA
- the LOC6505209 gene encoding uncharacterized protein LOC6505209 yields MARKRKIPVRKHHGIRDPLKQQEQREKKLSKVTNNPPEKTDEQQVSFKFRQFKQLADATKTGKKVKLGAIGKEDKPKPLQTGSKKSSSTVATKATRNIKQFANETDEDYLRRVNRITNASVREAQYEAKYGVNVLRDPKTGEITIQKRPKNEIDELLKQKQKERRAGKGGRKGKQAPKATMDAKTSRELIKRAFKEAKEEVDSEDEQNAPPTEYKRDTFAFGEIVHAPPSLKTLPRKAPQNETVPRPGRKSNLLLKSLLDTAKSQDSKDADGEGSKRSGFPGKAKTTPFKTPTKAQMKGKRKDLPAATRSMLETERNKMVLLYRQLKNKTAADP; encoded by the exons atggCCAGGAAACGAAAAATTCCAGTGCGCAAGCATCATGGTATTCGGGATCCCCTCAAGCAGCAGGAACAGCGGGAGAAGAA GCTCTCCAAGGTGACGAACAATCCACCCGAGAAGACGGACGAACAGCAGGTCTCCTTCAAATTCCGACAGTTCAAGCAGCTGGCCGATGCCACCAAGACGGGCAAGAAGGTTAAGCTGGGCGCCATCGGGAAGGAGGACAAGCCCAAGCCCCTGCAGACTGGATCGAAAAAGAGTAGCAGCACAGTGGCCACCAAGGCGACCCGGAATATCAAACAGTTCGCCAACGAGACGGATGAGGATTACCTGCGACGTGTGAACCGCATTACCAATGCCTCGGTGCGGGAGGCCCAATACGAGGCCAAGTACGGTGTCAATGTGCTGCGTGATCCCAAAACTGGAGAGATAACGATACAGAAGAGACCCAAAAATGAGATCGACGAGCTGCtcaagcagaagcagaaggaGCGGCGAGCTGGGAAGGGCGGCCGCAAGGGCAAGCAGGCGCCCAAGGCCACCATGGATGCGAAAACCAGCAGGGAGCTGATCAAACGGGCCTTCAAGGAGGCCAAGGAGGAGGTCGACTCCGAGGACGAGCAGAATGCACCGCCCACGGAGTACAAACGGGATACATTCGCCTTCGGCGAGATCGTTCATGCTCCGCCATCCCTTAAGACGCTGCCCCGCAAAGCTCCACAAAATGAGACAGTTCCTCGACCAGGTCGCAAGTCGAACCTCTTGCTAAAGTCATTGCTGGACACGGCGAAGAGTCAGGATTCCAAGGATGCGGATGGAGAGGGCAGTAAGCGAAGCGGTTTCCCGGGCAAGGCGAAAACCACGCCCTTCAAAACCCCCACCAAGGCGCAGATGAAGGGCAAACGCAAGGACCTCCCGGCGGCTACACGTTCCATGCTTGAGACCGAGCGCAACAAGATGGTTCTATTGTACCGTCAGTTGAAGAATAAAACAGCAGCAGATCCTTAA
- the LOC6505207 gene encoding M-phase phosphoprotein 8, whose product MAKLGKKKVVEEQSRKKIKNGADSVEETKKHTEKNAPVERATRRSSNADTGSSSSISTAPSSARKKQAQKRKAKSSDRSSSEDSDDLPLNGRQSAAAKESKEDDSRSATPAKKRKQAKTKPQEKPTRTSPNKNGKKSSKPSDDVEEDDSAVDDSDAESGGEEYEVEAIIGHKTVRGVSHFLVRWKGYDESEDTWEPEADLNCNNLITQFRAKETKQENTKVKVTKGSKATPKKAATGGRASTGNTGGGGKKSATSDDPNEKEWVVERIIDYVEDEEDGGLYRIRWKGFGAKDDTWEPESNLSCQGLIEKFKRQMDTDPNVDPMELRESPKKTKRLVNECYPRTSMHNRIERSSKRAVAKNRVFYGEE is encoded by the exons ATGGCGAAGCTGGGCAAAAAGAAAGTTGTGGAGGAGCAGAGTCGCAAGAAAATCAAAAACGGAGCCGATAGCGTTGAGGAGACTAAAAAGCATACAGAAAAAAACGCGCCAGTGGAGCGGGCCACCCGACGCAGCTCTAATGCGGACACTGGATCATCGAGCTCGATCTCCACCGCACCATCGTCCGCTCGGAAGAAACAAGCGCAAAAACGCAAAGCCAAGTCGAGCGATCGTTCCAGTTCCGAGGACAGTGACGATCTTCCACTGAACGGCAGGCAGTCCGCCGCTGCCAAGGAATCCAAGGAAGACGATTCTCGCTCCGCCACTCCGGCCAAGAAACGCAAGCAGGCCAAGACAAAGCCCCAGGAAAAGCCAACGCGGACCAGCCCGAACAAGAATGGAAAGAAATCGTCCAAGCCGTCAGACGATGTGGAGGAGGATGACTCGGCCGTCGATGACTCCGATGCCGAAAGCGGTGGTGAGGAGTACGAG GTGGAAGCCATTATTGGGCACAAGACTGTGCGTGGCGTTTCGCACTTCCTGGTGCGCTGGAAGGGTTATGACGAGAGCGAGGACACCTGGGAGCCGGAGGCTGATCTCAACTGCAATAATCTgattacccaattcagagccaaG GAGACGAAGCAAGAGAATACCAAAGTCAAAGTAACCAAGGGCTCCAAGGCGACACCCAAGAAGGCTGCAACTGGGGGACGTGCTTCGACTGGCAACACTGGCGGTGGTGGCAAAAAATCAGCCACATCCGATGATCCAAACGAAAAGGAGTGGGTCGTCGAGCGTATCATTGACTATGTGGAGGATGAGGAGGATGGTGGACTGTACCGTATCAGATGGAAGGGATTTGGCGCCAAAGACGATACCTGGGAGCCGGAATCGAATTTGTCGTGCCAGGGACTGATTGAAAAGTTTAAGCGCCAAATGGACACTGATCCGAACGTTGATCCCATGGAGCTGCGCGAGTCGCCGAAGAAGACAAAGCGGCTGGTGAATGAATGCTATCCGAGAACCAGCATGCATAATCGCATTGAGCGCTCCTCGAAGCGGGCCGTCGCCAAGAATCG agtcTTCTATGGCGAGGAATGA
- the LOC6505208 gene encoding protein starmaker isoform X1 gives MEEYSVSKGFLAEIMQCSDNIPELEELLAKNRLLTAKEASINKELEHLCFDLVLVDTAHRNVEEERAEVEQAAKLLNEAYAKALQVENRLNSINLPELLGHKIQLYKMEAEKHHNEQVEMVKKREEVLANMENRDIVQQFRHLQIATEEAKEELAAAEKKFGEFLYLKNEKMNWHKIRFNQNLVSVLMARKQILDIQEPMTFESTSSSLPPAFESDSMSSPNENMSRLVAEPTILKRSILKRSRSDKKDSNEPVGGIVQSSSSFNIASKRVQFAIPLEQVRIIPNREDEPWREGYFQKYKSKRHSLRRFLFSSEEEQQEAVKKFCQLRVEAAEKSLYQSHLARRSAEDACTSQEVPQKRFKLSLPVLNGRATTSDPGDPSDQQAEKENDSTDIKTRSILIRQREDDDVSSSGMPAKRVRFASYVQPENLTFAKIAKRGDSDEESSSEGSDQESSDEDNDSILVPKKSEEHQTAEEDQLTSSEEDDNSEEESSESDDSDEDDSIVVAKKSEKDKAGEEDVCQPDSSKEVEEKKSDEEEEDEDSEEDSEDEKPESKSYSLESESSTSDSEEDKNENSLDTEHLEQKSPEQESSSEESEESGDEDEPGKPESLPESSEEIQETPEEPIPMEVCDNVEEVVIPESTEEIGDKMETLETEEKKKDEEFTLDMAPIQPIVTNVEIIETAPPNNDTESTIPTAGKSPFELEGDDIPSTSTGRTHSTDSPFDMDDFMFPMAQAVPHELSISDSSQSSFLNFSSSDFAFNDDFFFNDDTDNGQYVSINYDL, from the exons ATGGAAGAATATTCTGTGAGCAAAGGTTTTCTGGCTGAAATTATGCAATGCAGTGACAACATAccagagttggaggagcttctTGCCAAAAATCGTCTTCTGACAGCCAAGGAGGCTT CCATTAATAAAGAGCTGGAGCATCTTTGTTTCGATTTGGTTTTAGTTGATACGGCACACCGGAACGTGGAGGAGGAACGGGCCGAAGTTGAGCAGGCAGCCAAGCTGTTGAACGAAGCGTACGCGAAGGCCCTACAGGTGGAGAATCGTTTGAACAGCATCAACCTGCCGGAGCTCCTGGGCCACAAGATACAGTTATACAAAATGGAGGCCGAGAAGCATCACAACGAGCAAGTGGAGATGGTTAAGAAGCGTGAGGAGGTGCTGGCCAATATGGAAAATCGAGATATTG TGCAACAATTTCGTCACCTACAAATCGCCACTGAGGAGGCTAAGGAGGAGCTGGCGGCTGCCGAGAAGAAATTCGGAGAGTTCCTATATCTGAAGAACGAGAAAATGAATTGGCACAAAATTCGATTCAACCAGAACCTGGTCAGCGTCCTGATGGCCAGGAAGCAAATTCTCGACATACAG GAGCCCATGACATTCGAGTCAACATCATCGTCGTTGCCGCCGGCATTTGAATCAGATTCGATGAGTTCCCCCAACGAAAACATGTCTCGATTAGTAGCAGAGCCCACCATCTTGAAACGATCCATCCTTAAAAGGTCCAGAAGCGACAAGAAAGATAGTAATGAACCGGTGGGGGGGATCGTCCAGTCAAGCTCATCTTTCAATATCGCCAGCAAGCGAGTACAATTCGCTATTCCCCTGGAGCAAGTTCGTATAATACCGAACCGAGAGGACGAGCCGTGGCGCGAAGGATATTTTCAGAAATATAAGTCGAAGAGGCACTCATTGCGCCGTTTCCTATTCAGTTCTGAGGAAGAGCAACAGGAAGCTGTCAAGAAATTCTGTCAATTGCGAGTGGAAGCAGCAGAGAAGTCTCTGTATCAATCACATCTAGCTCGGCGCAGTGCTGAAGATGCCTGCACATCCCAGGAGGTGCCACAAAAGAGATTTAAATTATCTCTTCCTGTACTGAATGGACGTGCTACTACCAGCGATCCAGGGGATCCATCCGATCAACAGGCAGAAAAGGAAAACGACAGCACTGACATTAAGACGCGATCCATATTGATTCGTCAACGGGAGGACGACGATGTTAGCAGCTCGGGAATGCCCGCCAAACGTGTGCGATTCGCTTCCTACGTACAACCTGAAAATCTAACGTTTGCAAAGATTGCCAAGAGGGGAGACTCGGACGAGGAGAGTTCTTCAGAGGGTTCTGATCAGGAATCGTCGGACGAAGACAATGATTCGATTCTAGTTCCTAAGAAATCTGAAGAGCATCAGACGGCAGAGGAAGATCAGCTCACATCTTCAGAGGAAGATGACAATTCGGAGGAGGAATCTTCAGAGTCAGATGATTCAGATGAAGATGATTCGATTGTAGTTGCCAAGAAATCTGAGAAGGATAAGGCAGGAGAGGAAGATGTGTGCCAGCCCGATAGTTCCAAAGAGGTTGAGGAGAAGAAGTctgatgaggaggaggaggatgaagACTCCGAGGAAGATAGTGAAGATGAGAAACCAGAATCTAAGAGTTACAGTTTGGAATCCGAAAGTTCCACATCTGACTCGGAAGAGGacaaaaatgaaaactcaTTAGACACGGAGCATCTGGAGCAGAAATCGCCCGAGCAAGAGTCGTCGTCCGAGGAAAGTGAGGAGTCTGGAGATGAAGACGAGCCAGGAAAACCAGAGTCATTACCGGAATCCAGTGAGGAGATACAGGAAACCCCGGAGGAGCCCATACCTATGGAGGTGTGTGACAATGTGGAGGAAGTTGTGATCCCAGAATCAACTGAAGAAATCGGAGATAAAATGGAGACACTAGAAActgaagaaaagaaaaaggatGAAGAATTTACCTTGGACATGGCTCCCATTCAGCCAATAGTGACCAATGTGGAGATTATTGAAACGGCCCCACCTAATAATGACACTGAGAGTACCATCCCGACAGCAGGGAAATCTCCTTTTGAACTAGAAGGCGATGATATACCCAGTACCTCCACGGGCAGGACCCACTCTACGGATTCTCCCTTTGATATGGACGATTTCATGTTCCCGATGGCCCAAGCTGTTCCCCATGAACTAAGTATCTCAGATTCCAGCCAGAGCTCCTTCCTGAACTTCTCGTCATCCGATTTTGCGTTCAACGATGACTTTTTCTTTAACGACGACACCGATAATGGCCAGTACGTTAGCATCAACTACGATTTGTAA
- the LOC6505053 gene encoding cathepsin B → MKLLLVATVACLLAMGSCEENKIPLLSDEFIELVKTKTRTWQAGRNFDEGVSEEYIRGLMGVHPDAYKFALPDKQEVLGYLSQKVDDIPKEFDAREKWPNCPTINEIRDQGSCGSCWAFGAVEAMSDRVCIHSNGNVNFRFSADDLVSCCHTCGFGCNGGFPGAAWSYWTRKGIVSGGRYGSKTGCRPYEIAPCEHHVNGTRAPCNHDSKTPKCQHQCEAGYNVEYSKDKHFGSKSYSVRRNVRDIQEEIMTNGPVEGAFTVYEDLILYKSGVYQHEHGKELGGHAIRILGWGVWGKEEVPYWLIANSWNDDWGDKGFFRILRGEDHCGIESSISAGLPKLV, encoded by the exons ATGAAACTGCTGTTGGTGGCCACCGTGGCCTGCCTTCTGGCCATGGGCTCCTGCGAGGAGAACAAAATCCCCTTGCTGTCCGACGAATTTATTGAGTTGGTCAAAACCAAGACCAGAACATGGCAG GCTGGACGTAATTTTGACGAAGGCGTGTCGGAGGAGTACATCCGTGGCCTGATGGGCGTCCATCCGGATGCCTACAAGTTCGCCCTGCCGGACAAACAAGAAGTTCTGGGCTATCTCTCCCAGAAAGTGGACGACATTCCCAAGGAGTTCGATGCCCGAGAGAAGTGGCCCAACTGTCCCACCATCAATGAGATCCGCGACCAGGGATCCTGCGGCTCTTGCTGGGCCTTCGGCGCCGTGGAAGCCATGTCCGATCGG GTGTGCATCCATTCGAACGGCAATGTTAATTTCCGTTTCTCGGCCGATGATCTGGTGTCCTGCTGTCATACCTGCGGCTTTGGCTGCAACGGTGGCTTCCCCGGCGCCGCCTGGAGCTATTGGACCCGCAAGGGCATCGTCAGCGGCGGACGCTATGGCTCCAAAACG gGTTGCCGTCCGTACGAGATTGCACCCTGCGAGCACCATGTGAACGGCACCCGGGCTCCCTGCAACCACGACAGCAAGACGCCCAAGTGTCAGCACCAATGCGAGGCCGGCTACAATGTGGAGTACTCCAAGGACAAGCACTTCGGTTCCAAGTCCTACTCGGTGCGACGCAATGTCCGGGACATTCAGGAGGAGATCATGACCAATGGACCCGTTGAGGGTGCTTTCACTGTCTACGAGGATCTGATCCTGTACAAGAGCGGTGTCTACCAGCATGAGCACGGCAAGGAACTGGGCGGTCATGCCATCCGTATTTTGGGCTGGGGTGTGTGGGGCAAGGAGGAGGTGCCCTACTGGCTAATTGCCAACTCGTGGAACGATGACTGGGGCGACAAGGGATTCTTCCGCATACTGCGTGGTGAGGATCACTGCGGCATCGAGAGTTCCATCTCCGCCGGCCTGCCCAAGCTGGTCTAG